A genomic region of Antennarius striatus isolate MH-2024 chromosome 16, ASM4005453v1, whole genome shotgun sequence contains the following coding sequences:
- the plekhh3 gene encoding pleckstrin homology domain-containing family H member 3 isoform X1, producing the protein MPLQGLCWFLCCRQGFSLLGRDYGEKEEEESFELRNKEDLTPNGRSPTEVTVSQPTRTANGTNGHTVSGAPEEMKSLIIEKNKNGLEEEPELLVKGWLLREVRGNWIKQRRYWFVLSQDSLDYYSGPEKGARRLGMLVLTNLCSVIWPDKQTYKETGYWGITVYGRKHCYRLYTKHFNEAVHWACAIQKIIDTKAPVETPTQLLIRDIEENKFHPEVVEHIYQHNPILKYTQSPLYAPLLPFPYGSLEHTYHSGKGYGSIRDEAVKLFNCLQQLESARDPVPIIQGVLQTCLDLRPLRDEVYCQLVKQTSYTPAPYTAAHLRYWQLLTCMSCTFLPGPTVLKYLRFHLKRIQSQSPESEMDNYASFISEALEKTKCRECVPSWEEIQMLMNREEMLCTVHYPGPGSCQLYISSHTTANEVVRRMQEKLGLQDSKNTFALYQQNALWEQPVAGSTLIADVLTSFSAKESESKSQWKLCFKLYCLLDADSISVDSVEYLLLFEQCHEMVVRGQLPACEEDLQALAALRLQCLMGDFSTHAPCPPLDELFPGHMLEARILVSLSAPQTLPPCPVAAQGCPATQRFPSGLLAGTLWNHTATAAHKQKVEQDLRLRSRLKEEAAAVMGSILERWKGLAGYSCRDSMAAYLTIARQWSGFGCTLYEVDFYISSTGSFSQKLWLGVAATAVSLYRQGEAEALESFPYGQICSYGVSDSNTFKITAGDRDLLFETTKLTEIMQLMNAYFSAIHRQRGKGAGEVPDPTIAESTDVGFHHLTSTLTPALLELPSHPV; encoded by the exons GCACACTGTGTCCGGAGCGCCTGAAGAGATGAAGAGCCTCATCATCGAGAAGAATAAGAACGGTTTGGAGGAAGAGCCCGAGCTGCTGGTCAAAG GGTGGCTGTTGCGGGAGGTGCGAGGCAACTGGATCAAGCAGCGTCGGTACTGGTTCGTCCTGAGCCAGGACTCCCTGGACTACTACAGCGGACCAGAAAAAGGGGCTCGCAGACTGGGAATGCTGGTCCTCACAAACCTCTGCTCCGTCATCTGGCCAGATAAGCAGACATACAAGGAGACTG GTTACTGGGGCATCACAGTATATGGACGGAAGCACTGCTACAGGTTATACACCAAGCACTTCAACGAGGCTGTGCACTGGGCGTGTGCCATCCAAAAAATCATTGATACCAAAGCACCAGTGGAAACGCCAACGCAGCTCCTGATTCGGGACATCGAG GAGAATAAGTTCCACCCTGAGGTAGTGGAGCACATCTACCAACACAACCCCATCCTGAAGTACACCCAGAGCCCCCTGTACGCTCCGCTGCTGCCCTTCCCCTACGGCAGCCTGGAGCACACAT acCACAGCGGGAAAGGCTACGGCTCCATACGCGACGAGGCCGTGAAGCTCTTCAActgtctgcagcagctggagtCGGCTCGGGACCCGGTCCCCATCATCCAGGGGGTGTTGCAGACCTGCTTGGACCTGCGGCCCCTTCGCGACGAGGTCTACTGCCAGCTGGTGAAGCAGACCAGCTACACCCCCGCCCCGTACACCGCTGCACACCTCCGCTACTGGCAGCTGCTCACCTGCATGAGCTGCACCTTCCTGCCCGGACCCACCGTCCTGAAGTACCTGCGCTTCCACCTCAAGAG AATCCAGAGCCAAAGCCCCGAGTCTGAGATGGATAACTATGCGTCATTCATCAGCGAGGCACTGGAGAAAACCAAGTGCAGGGAGTGTGTGCCATCCTGGGAGGAGATCCAGATGCTGATGAACCGAGAGGAGATGTTGTGTACCGTACACTACCCCGGGCCCGGATCCTGCCAGCTCTACATCAGTTCTCACACGACTGCCAACGAG GTGGTGAGGAGGATGCAGGAGAAACTCGGCCTGCAAGACAGCAAAAACACGTTTGCCCTCTATCAGCAGAATGCATTGTGGGAGCAGCCAGTGGCGGGCAGCACGCTGATAGCAGACGTCTTAACCAG TTTCTCCGCCAAAGAGTCAGAGTCTAAATCCCAGTGGAAACTGTGCTTCAAACTCTACTGCCTGTTGGATGCCGACAGCATATCAGTGGACAGCGTTGAGTATCTCCTCCTCTTCGAGCAG TGCCATGAGATGGTGGTACGCGGCCAGCTTCCAGCGTGTGAGGAGGACCTGCAGGCCCTAGCCGCCCTGAGGCTGCAGTGCCTGATGGGGGACTTCAGCACGCACGCCCCCTGCCCTCCTCTGGATGAACTCTTCCCCGGTCACATGCTAGAGGCTCGCATCCTCGTGTCCCTCTCCGCACCCCAAACCTTACCTCCGTGTCCGGTGGCGGCTCAGGGCTGCCCGGCCACGCAGCGCTTCCCCTCGGGGCTCCTGGCGGGGACGCTGTGGAACCACACGGCCACGGCGGCGCACAAACAGAAGGTGGAGCAGGACCTGCGACTGCGGTCCCGCCTgaaggaggaggcggcggccgTCATGGGATCCATCCTGGAGCGTTGGAAAGGCCTGGCCGGCTACAGCTGCAGGGACAGCATGGCCGCCTACCTCACCATCGCACGCCAGTGGTCGGGCTTCGGATGCACTCTTTACGAAGTGGATTTTTATATT AGTTCGACAGGAAGCTTTTCCCAGAAGTTGTGGCTGGGCGTCGCTGCTACGGCCGTGTCTCTCTATCGGCAGGGGGAGGCCGAGGCCTTGGAGTCCTTTCCTTACGGCCAGATCTGTTCCTACGGCGTTTCCGATAGCAACACCTTCAAGATCACAGCTGGAGATCGGGATCTGCTGTTTGAAACCACCAAG CTGACTGAGATCATGCAGCTGATGAACGCCTACTTCAGTGCCATCCATCGTCAGCGAGGGAAGGGGGCCGGCGAAGTCCCGGATCCCACCATCGCCGAAAGCACAGACGTGGGATTCCATCACCTGACCTCCACACTGACACCCGCCCTGCTGGAGCTGCCCTCGCACCCCGTTTGA
- the plekhh3 gene encoding pleckstrin homology domain-containing family H member 3 isoform X2, with product MSVISVESRKNLGYWGITVYGRKHCYRLYTKHFNEAVHWACAIQKIIDTKAPVETPTQLLIRDIEENKFHPEVVEHIYQHNPILKYTQSPLYAPLLPFPYGSLEHTYHSGKGYGSIRDEAVKLFNCLQQLESARDPVPIIQGVLQTCLDLRPLRDEVYCQLVKQTSYTPAPYTAAHLRYWQLLTCMSCTFLPGPTVLKYLRFHLKRIQSQSPESEMDNYASFISEALEKTKCRECVPSWEEIQMLMNREEMLCTVHYPGPGSCQLYISSHTTANEVVRRMQEKLGLQDSKNTFALYQQNALWEQPVAGSTLIADVLTSFSAKESESKSQWKLCFKLYCLLDADSISVDSVEYLLLFEQCHEMVVRGQLPACEEDLQALAALRLQCLMGDFSTHAPCPPLDELFPGHMLEARILVSLSAPQTLPPCPVAAQGCPATQRFPSGLLAGTLWNHTATAAHKQKVEQDLRLRSRLKEEAAAVMGSILERWKGLAGYSCRDSMAAYLTIARQWSGFGCTLYEVDFYISSTGSFSQKLWLGVAATAVSLYRQGEAEALESFPYGQICSYGVSDSNTFKITAGDRDLLFETTKLTEIMQLMNAYFSAIHRQRGKGAGEVPDPTIAESTDVGFHHLTSTLTPALLELPSHPV from the exons ATGTCTGTAATCTCTGTAGAGTCCAGAAAGAATTTAG GTTACTGGGGCATCACAGTATATGGACGGAAGCACTGCTACAGGTTATACACCAAGCACTTCAACGAGGCTGTGCACTGGGCGTGTGCCATCCAAAAAATCATTGATACCAAAGCACCAGTGGAAACGCCAACGCAGCTCCTGATTCGGGACATCGAG GAGAATAAGTTCCACCCTGAGGTAGTGGAGCACATCTACCAACACAACCCCATCCTGAAGTACACCCAGAGCCCCCTGTACGCTCCGCTGCTGCCCTTCCCCTACGGCAGCCTGGAGCACACAT acCACAGCGGGAAAGGCTACGGCTCCATACGCGACGAGGCCGTGAAGCTCTTCAActgtctgcagcagctggagtCGGCTCGGGACCCGGTCCCCATCATCCAGGGGGTGTTGCAGACCTGCTTGGACCTGCGGCCCCTTCGCGACGAGGTCTACTGCCAGCTGGTGAAGCAGACCAGCTACACCCCCGCCCCGTACACCGCTGCACACCTCCGCTACTGGCAGCTGCTCACCTGCATGAGCTGCACCTTCCTGCCCGGACCCACCGTCCTGAAGTACCTGCGCTTCCACCTCAAGAG AATCCAGAGCCAAAGCCCCGAGTCTGAGATGGATAACTATGCGTCATTCATCAGCGAGGCACTGGAGAAAACCAAGTGCAGGGAGTGTGTGCCATCCTGGGAGGAGATCCAGATGCTGATGAACCGAGAGGAGATGTTGTGTACCGTACACTACCCCGGGCCCGGATCCTGCCAGCTCTACATCAGTTCTCACACGACTGCCAACGAG GTGGTGAGGAGGATGCAGGAGAAACTCGGCCTGCAAGACAGCAAAAACACGTTTGCCCTCTATCAGCAGAATGCATTGTGGGAGCAGCCAGTGGCGGGCAGCACGCTGATAGCAGACGTCTTAACCAG TTTCTCCGCCAAAGAGTCAGAGTCTAAATCCCAGTGGAAACTGTGCTTCAAACTCTACTGCCTGTTGGATGCCGACAGCATATCAGTGGACAGCGTTGAGTATCTCCTCCTCTTCGAGCAG TGCCATGAGATGGTGGTACGCGGCCAGCTTCCAGCGTGTGAGGAGGACCTGCAGGCCCTAGCCGCCCTGAGGCTGCAGTGCCTGATGGGGGACTTCAGCACGCACGCCCCCTGCCCTCCTCTGGATGAACTCTTCCCCGGTCACATGCTAGAGGCTCGCATCCTCGTGTCCCTCTCCGCACCCCAAACCTTACCTCCGTGTCCGGTGGCGGCTCAGGGCTGCCCGGCCACGCAGCGCTTCCCCTCGGGGCTCCTGGCGGGGACGCTGTGGAACCACACGGCCACGGCGGCGCACAAACAGAAGGTGGAGCAGGACCTGCGACTGCGGTCCCGCCTgaaggaggaggcggcggccgTCATGGGATCCATCCTGGAGCGTTGGAAAGGCCTGGCCGGCTACAGCTGCAGGGACAGCATGGCCGCCTACCTCACCATCGCACGCCAGTGGTCGGGCTTCGGATGCACTCTTTACGAAGTGGATTTTTATATT AGTTCGACAGGAAGCTTTTCCCAGAAGTTGTGGCTGGGCGTCGCTGCTACGGCCGTGTCTCTCTATCGGCAGGGGGAGGCCGAGGCCTTGGAGTCCTTTCCTTACGGCCAGATCTGTTCCTACGGCGTTTCCGATAGCAACACCTTCAAGATCACAGCTGGAGATCGGGATCTGCTGTTTGAAACCACCAAG CTGACTGAGATCATGCAGCTGATGAACGCCTACTTCAGTGCCATCCATCGTCAGCGAGGGAAGGGGGCCGGCGAAGTCCCGGATCCCACCATCGCCGAAAGCACAGACGTGGGATTCCATCACCTGACCTCCACACTGACACCCGCCCTGCTGGAGCTGCCCTCGCACCCCGTTTGA
- the retreg3 gene encoding reticulophagy regulator 3, with product MAHSGVTEGALWDDSSVNRGSGACLRSRPCSSERDGRVRDVKAVLQSKLGPYEPVLTYLQSVLVWERPLLCLLLYAAVNVVFWFFALTSLRLLFLLASGLAALVCIDTWRNKIWPRIRVKKLDESESESWGLVQPGILSVPELCHHMAEAWVSAAVLASSALQYKQQNPGKFCFLTSSVFAGLAMIGCYIPGLVLSYSAVMATLLAPLGAYHRVFQHVSVKMEPALQRLDFSLRGYMMSKPINNQFLRLPIRGAASGELSDSEEELAAFCPTFDDAVVAKELALTDSEHSDAEVSYTDNGTFNLSRGQTPLTEGSEDLDRHSDAEESFAQDLADFPSINPDITLMDDDDDTSIGLPSLGPSGLTSHRTSVLDVDSHVYSDQEDLDADLSYSGLPPASELTGNLAGVIASNMIQAALIGAMQPRPPASHRQEGSSRAASHRSYHKQSSSELDTDLDGEDFEMLDQAELNQMDPTGGGGASRRGESQGSTFLSNLLGKPQ from the exons ATGGCGCACAGCGGGGTAACGGAAGGCGCACTCTGGGACGATTCCTCGGTCAACCGAGGGTCTGGTGCATGCCTGCGAAGTCGACCATGCTCCAGCGAGAGAGACGGTCGGGTGCGGGATGTCAAAGCTGTGCTTCAGTCCAAGTTGGGGCCCTACGAGCCCGTCCTGACCTACCTCCAGTCCGTGCTGGTCTGGGAGAGACCCCTCCTGTGTCTGCTCCTCTACGCTGCTGTCAACGTGGTGTTCTG GTTCTTCGCCCTGACCTCGCTGCGGCTGCTGTTCCTGCTGGCTTCGGGTCTGGCTGCCCTTGTTTGCATCGATACCTGGAGAAATAAGATCTGGCCACGCATAAGAG TCAAAAAACTGGACGAGTCAGAATCGGAGAG CTGGGGTCTGGTGCAGCCTGGCATCCTCAGCGTCCCGGAACTGTGTCACCACATGGCTGAGGCCTGGGTCAGCGCCGCAGTCCTGGCGTCCAGCGCCCTGCAGTATAAACAACAAAATCCTGGCAAG TTTTGCTTCCTGACCAGCAGCGTGTTCGCCGGTTTGGCTATGATTGGATGCTACATTCCTGGATTGGTCCTGTCTTACTCTGCTG TGATGGCTACACTCCTCGCCCCATTGGGAGCTTATCACAGGGTTTTTCAGCATGTGAGCGTGAAGATGGAGCCGGCCCTGCAGCGGCTGGACTTCAGCCTTCGTGGATACATGATGTCAAAGCCTATTAACAATCAGT TTCTTCGGTTGCCCATCCGCGGTGCAGCGTCAGGCGAACTCAGTGACAGCGAGGAAGAGTTGGCTGCTTTCTGTCCAACG TTTGATGATGCTGTTGTTGCGAAGGAACTTGCTCTTACTGACTCTGAGCACTCTGATGCTGAGGTGTCCTACACTGATAATGGAACCTTCAACCTATCACGTGGCCAGACCCCGCTGACAGAGGGATCTGAGG ATCTTGACAGACACAGCGACGCAGAGGAATCCTTCGCTCAAGATCTTGCAGACTTCCCCTCCATCAACCCTGACATCACGCTGATGGATGACGACGACGACACGAGCATCGGTCTGCCGAGTCTGGGTCCATCTGGGCTAACTAGTCACCGGACTTCAGTGCTGgatgtggattctcatgtgtacTCAGACCAGGAGGATCTGGATGCAGACCTGTCTTACAGCGGCCTGCCACCCGCCTCTGAATTAACAGGAAACTTGGCCGGAGTGATCGCAAGCAACATGATTCAGGCAGCGCTGATCGGAGCGATGCAACCTCGGCCTCCGGCTTCACATCGCCAAGAGGGCTCCTCCAGGGCAGCGTCCCACCGCAGCTACCACAAGCAGTCCAGCTCTGAGTTGGACACAGACTTGGATGGAGAGGACTTTGAAATGCTGGATCAGGCTGAACTGAACCAGATGGATcccactggaggaggaggagctagtAGACGTGGAGAGAGCCAGGGATCTACCTTTTTATCTAATCTGCTGGGTAAACCTCAGtaa
- the tubg1 gene encoding tubulin gamma-1 chain — protein MPREIITLQLGQCGNQIGFEFWKQLCAEHGISPEGIVEEFATEGTDRKDVFFYQADDEHYIPRAVLLDLEPRVIHSILNSPYANLYNPENIYLSEHGGGAGNNWASGYSQGKKIQEDIFDIIDREADGSDSLEGFVLCHSIAGGTGSGLGSYLLEKLNDRYPKKLVQTYSVFPNQDEMSDVVVQPYNSLLTLKRLTQNADCVVVLDNTALNRIATDRLHIQNPSFSQINQLVSTIMSASTTTLRYPGYMNNDLIGLIASLIPTPRLHFLMTGYTPLTTDQSVASVRKTTVLDVMRRLLQPKNVMVSTGRERQPSHCYIAILNIIQGEVDPTQVHKSLQRIRERKLASFIPWGPASIQVALSRKSPYLPSAHRVSGLMMANHTSISSLFERTCRQYDKLRKREAFLEQFRKEDIFKDNFDELDNSREVVQQLVNEYSAATRPDYISWGTQEQ, from the exons ATGCCGCGAGAAATCATAACTCTTCAACTCGGACAGTGTGGAAATCAAA TCGGTTTTGAGTTTTGGAAGCAGCTGTGTGCGGAGCATGGCATCAGCCCGGAGGGGATTGTGGAGGAGTTTGCAACAGAAGGAACCGACAGGAAGGACGTGTTTTTCTACCAG GCCGATGATGAGCACTACATCCCCCGCGCAGTTCTCCTGGATCTGGAGCCAAGGGTGATCCACTCCATCCTGAACTCGCCATACGCTAACCTGTACAACCCGGAGAACATCTACCTCTCTGAGCACGGTGGTGGTGCCGGCAACAACTGGGCCAGTGGATATTCACAG GGCAAAAAAATCCAAGAAGACATCTTTGACATCATCGACAGGGAGGCAGATGGCAGTGACAGTTTGGAG GGATTTGTTCTGTGTCATTCCATCGCTGGGGGGACTGGCTCAGGACTGGGATCTTACTTGCTGGAGAAACTCAACGACAG GTACCCGAAGAAGCTGGTGCAGACATACTCGGTTTTTCCAAACCAGGACGAGATGAGCGATGTAGTGGTTCAGCCATACAACTCGCTGCTGACGCTGAAGAGGCTCACCCAGAACGCAGATTGCGTG GTGGTGCTGGACAACACGGCTCTGAATCGCATCGCCACGGACCGCCTCCACATCCAGAACCCTTCGTTCTCCCAGATCAATCAGCTG GTTTCCACCATCATGTCTGCAAGCACAACGACCCTGCGCTACCCGGGCTACATGAACAACGACCTCATCGGCCTGATCGCGTCCCTCATCCCAACGCCCCGCCTCCACTTCCTCATGACTGGGTACACGCCACTTACCACCGACCAGTCG GTCGCCAGTGTGAGGAAAACCACCGTGCTGGATGTCATGAGGAGGCTCCTGCAACCCAAGAACGTGATGGTGTCCACGGGAAGAGAGAGGCAGCCGAGCCACTGCTACATCGCCATCCTGAACATCATCCAGGGAGAGGTCGACCCCACGCAG GTGCACAAAAGCCTCCAAAGGATCCGGGAGCGTAAACTGGCCAGCTTCATCCCCTGGGGTCCTGCCAGCATCCAGGTGGCTCTGTCCAGGAAGTCCCCGTACCTCCCCTCGGCCCATCGGGTCAGCGGCCTGATGATGGCCAACCACACAAGCATCTCCTCT CTGTTTGAACGGACGTGTCGGCAATACGACAAACTGCGTAAGCGCGAAGCCTTCTTGGAGCAGTTCCGCAAAGAGGACATATTCAAGGACAACTTCGACGAGCTGGACAACTCTCGTGAGGTGGTCCAGCAGCTGGTGAACGAGTACAGCGCCGCCACGAGGCCCGACTACATATCCTGGGGAACCCAAGAACAATGA